The sequence GAATCGTGATAGTTGGGCTACAGTCATGTACTTGAGATAATACAGAGTCTAAAGACGGGGTGTTTTTTTGCATTGCATAGCAATTAGCGCTAGCTAAAACAGCAATAGATAAGGCTGTAAGAATCGTTTTCATATTTATTGTATATTTTATATTGTGTAGCTTTATTTAATCATCATTAAAAAAAAATGTAAACTATAGTAATTATTGACTACTAAGATCTTATATCACTTTAGATACCGTTTTCTTAGCATTAGCATTAGCATTAGCATTAGCGTTATTACTTATGATTGAAGGTTTAATACCAGCCTTATTTCCAAATAAATGGAGGCAGTATTTAGCTAAGCTATCAAATCAATCAAGTAAAAGCATACGAATGATAGGTATTTCACTTATAGTGATTGGTTGGCTTTTGTTTCTGTTTGTTAGACATTAGACCTGAGTTTGATAAAATTGAGTAATTTATATTTTTCTTAAGAATCAGTAAATTAAAGCTTCTTGTGTTTTTATTTTTACTTTTTGTTGTAAAAATATGCAAAATTAGGTGATCTTCACCTATATTTTTTGTTAAAATCCTCGCCTAATTTTTCAAAGTGAATCTACAATGGGTAAAAACGTTGTTGTATTGGGCACCCAATGGGGTGACGAAGGCAAAGGTAAGATAGTTGATCTACTTACTGATAAAGCATCTTTAGTTGTTCGTTATCAAGGTGGCCACAATGCTGGTCATACTTTAGTTATAGATGGCGAAAAAACTGTATTACATTTAATCCCTTCAGGCGTATTACGTGATAACGTAAAATGTGTGATTGGTAACGGTGTTGTACTAGCTCCTGATGCGTTAATGAAAGAAATGGGTATGCTTGAGAAGCGAGGCGTTCCAGTTCGTGATCGTTTGCTTATCAGTGAAGCTTGTCCACTAATTTTACCATACCATGTTGCATTAGATATAGCGCGAGAAGAAGCTCGTGGTTCTAAAGCAATCGGTACAACCGGTCGTGGTATCGGTCCAGCATATGAAGATAAAGTAGCTCGTCGCGGTTTACGTGTGGGTGATTTATTCAACCCAGAGTTATTTGCTGAGAAATTAAAAGAAATTCTTGAGTATCATAACTTTACATTGGTTAATTATTATAAAGTTGAAGCAGTAGACTTCCAAAAAACTTATGATGATGCAATGGCTGTTGCTGATATCCTTAAAGAGATGGTTGTTGATGTTACTGAGCTGCTTGATCAAACGCGTTTAGCGGGTGATAGCATCTTATTTGAAGGTGCTCAAGGCACACTTCTAGATATCGACCACGGTACTTACCCGTATGTCACATCTTCTAATACTACTGCTGGCGGCGTTGCTACTGGTGCTGGTTTTGGTCCATTAAACCTAGATTATGTACTTGGTATTGTTAAAGCTTACACAACACGTGTTGGCTCAGGTCCTTTCCCAACTGAATTATATGATGGTGAAGACAAGCAAGACCCAATTGGTAAGCATTTAGGTGATGTTGGTCATGAGTTTGGTGCAACTACTGGCCGTTTACGCCGTACAGGTTGGTTTGATGCCGTAGCTATGCGTCGTGCAGTTCAAATCAATAGCATCACAGGTTTTTGTTTAACAAAACTTGATGTATTAGATGGTTTAGAAACTATCAGCATTTGTACTGGTTACAAACAAGAAGATGGCTCGATTTCAAATATTACGCCTCTTGCAGCTGAAGGTTACGAGAAAGTGACTCCAGTATAC is a genomic window of Pseudoalteromonas sp. '520P1 No. 423' containing:
- a CDS encoding DUF2065 domain-containing protein — protein: MTLDTVFLALALALALALLLMIEGLIPALFPNKWRQYLAKLSNQSSKSIRMIGISLIVIGWLLFLFVRH
- a CDS encoding adenylosuccinate synthase; translated protein: MGKNVVVLGTQWGDEGKGKIVDLLTDKASLVVRYQGGHNAGHTLVIDGEKTVLHLIPSGVLRDNVKCVIGNGVVLAPDALMKEMGMLEKRGVPVRDRLLISEACPLILPYHVALDIAREEARGSKAIGTTGRGIGPAYEDKVARRGLRVGDLFNPELFAEKLKEILEYHNFTLVNYYKVEAVDFQKTYDDAMAVADILKEMVVDVTELLDQTRLAGDSILFEGAQGTLLDIDHGTYPYVTSSNTTAGGVATGAGFGPLNLDYVLGIVKAYTTRVGSGPFPTELYDGEDKQDPIGKHLGDVGHEFGATTGRLRRTGWFDAVAMRRAVQINSITGFCLTKLDVLDGLETISICTGYKQEDGSISNITPLAAEGYEKVTPVYETMPGWTENTVGATSVDQLPKAAIDYIKRIEEITGVPVDIISTGPDRVETMIVRSPFGE